In the Pithys albifrons albifrons isolate INPA30051 chromosome 3, PitAlb_v1, whole genome shotgun sequence genome, one interval contains:
- the SSTR3 gene encoding somatostatin receptor type 3 isoform X1 produces MDTSAFSLPTPAVSEEGNASSSWAGFTTPNSSTTVSPGVVVSGVLIPVVYLIVCVVGLAGNSLVIYVVLRHSVSESVTNVYIFNLAVADELFMLGLPFLAAQNALSYWPFGSFMCRLVMAVDAINQFTSIFCLTVMSVDRYLAVVHPGKSSKWRTARVAKAVSATVWVLSFIVVLPVVVFSDVPLGMSTCHIQWPEPASVWRAGFIVYTATLGFFGPLLVICLCYLLIVVKVRSSGRRVRALSSKHKLSERRVTRMVVTVVAVFVLCWLPFYVLNIINVVCPLPEEPSLFGVYFLVVVLPYANSCANPIIYGFLSYRFKQGFRRAIFRPSRRVQSQEVPACPPEKIDGEGEEGEISKITQNGNDRQECPLSSGEGESNEQKPLPEEPGECEKSSKLHVSYL; encoded by the coding sequence ATGGACACTTCTGCTTTCAGCCTCCCCACACCGGCAGTGTCGGAGGAGGGGAATGCCTCTAGCAGCTGGGCAGGCTTCACCACTCCCAACAGCTCCACCACTGTCAGCCCTGGTGTAGTTGTCAGCGGTGTCCTCATCCCCGTGGTCTACCTCATTGTCTGTGTGGTGGGGCTGGCTGGGAATTCCCTGGTCATTTATGTGGTTCTGCGGCACTCTGTGAGTGAGTCGGTGACCAACGTCTACATCTTCAACCTGGCTGTAGCTGATGAGCTCTTCATGCTTGGCCTGCCATTCCTGGCTGCGCAAAATGCCCTCTCCTACTGGCCGTTTGGTTCTTTCATGTGCCGCCTGGTGATGGCTGTGGATGCCATCAACCAGTTCACCAGCATCTTCTGCCTGACAGTGATGAGTGTTGATCGCTACTTGGCTGTGGTGCACCCAGGGAAGTCCTCCAAATGGCGGACAGCACGGGTGGCCAAGGCTGTGAGTGCAACTGTGTGGGTGCTGTCTTTCATAGTGGTGCTGCCCGTGGTTGTCTTTTCAGATGTCCCTTTAGGGATGAGTACATGCCACATCCAGTGGCCAGAGCCTGCCTCGGTGTGGAGAGCTGGCTTCATCGTTTACACTGCTACCTTGGGCTTCTTTGGACCACTGCTGGTGATTTGTCTCTGCTATCTTCTAATTGTTGTGAAGGTTCGTTCCTCTGGAAGGCGGGTGAGGGCTCTGTCCTCCAAGCACAAGCTTTCAGAGCGCAGAGTGACCCGCATGGTGGTGACTGTTGTGGCTGTCTTCGTCCTGTGCTGGCTCCCCTTCTATGTTCTCAACATAATCAATGTTGTCTGCCCACTGCCAGAGGAGCCATCCCTCTTTGGTGTCTACTTCCTTGTGGTGGTGCTGCCATATGCCAATAGCTGTGCCAATCCTATCATCTATGGCTTCCTCTCCTACCGCTTCAAGCAGGGCTTCCGGAGGGCCATCTTCAGGCCATCCCGCCGAGTCCAGAGCCAGGAGGTGCCAGCATGTCCCCCAGAGAAGATtgatggagaaggagaagagggcGAGATCAGCAAGATCACTCAGAATGGAAATGACAGGCAGGAGTGCCCTCTAAGcagtggagaaggagaaagcaaTGAGCAAAAACCACTCCCTGAGGAGCCTGGGGAATGTGAAAAGAGCAGTAAGTTGCATGTCAGTTATTTATGA
- the SSTR3 gene encoding somatostatin receptor type 3 isoform X2, translating into MDTSAFSLPTPAVSEEGNASSSWAGFTTPNSSTTVSPGVVVSGVLIPVVYLIVCVVGLAGNSLVIYVVLRHSVSESVTNVYIFNLAVADELFMLGLPFLAAQNALSYWPFGSFMCRLVMAVDAINQFTSIFCLTVMSVDRYLAVVHPGKSSKWRTARVAKAVSATVWVLSFIVVLPVVVFSDVPLGMSTCHIQWPEPASVWRAGFIVYTATLGFFGPLLVICLCYLLIVVKVRSSGRRVRALSSKHKLSERRVTRMVVTVVAVFVLCWLPFYVLNIINVVCPLPEEPSLFGVYFLVVVLPYANSCANPIIYGFLSYRFKQGFRRAIFRPSRRVQSQEVPACPPEKIDGEGEEGEISKITQNGNDRQECPLSSGEGESNEQKPLPEEPGECEKSRSYGLWAG; encoded by the exons ATGGACACTTCTGCTTTCAGCCTCCCCACACCGGCAGTGTCGGAGGAGGGGAATGCCTCTAGCAGCTGGGCAGGCTTCACCACTCCCAACAGCTCCACCACTGTCAGCCCTGGTGTAGTTGTCAGCGGTGTCCTCATCCCCGTGGTCTACCTCATTGTCTGTGTGGTGGGGCTGGCTGGGAATTCCCTGGTCATTTATGTGGTTCTGCGGCACTCTGTGAGTGAGTCGGTGACCAACGTCTACATCTTCAACCTGGCTGTAGCTGATGAGCTCTTCATGCTTGGCCTGCCATTCCTGGCTGCGCAAAATGCCCTCTCCTACTGGCCGTTTGGTTCTTTCATGTGCCGCCTGGTGATGGCTGTGGATGCCATCAACCAGTTCACCAGCATCTTCTGCCTGACAGTGATGAGTGTTGATCGCTACTTGGCTGTGGTGCACCCAGGGAAGTCCTCCAAATGGCGGACAGCACGGGTGGCCAAGGCTGTGAGTGCAACTGTGTGGGTGCTGTCTTTCATAGTGGTGCTGCCCGTGGTTGTCTTTTCAGATGTCCCTTTAGGGATGAGTACATGCCACATCCAGTGGCCAGAGCCTGCCTCGGTGTGGAGAGCTGGCTTCATCGTTTACACTGCTACCTTGGGCTTCTTTGGACCACTGCTGGTGATTTGTCTCTGCTATCTTCTAATTGTTGTGAAGGTTCGTTCCTCTGGAAGGCGGGTGAGGGCTCTGTCCTCCAAGCACAAGCTTTCAGAGCGCAGAGTGACCCGCATGGTGGTGACTGTTGTGGCTGTCTTCGTCCTGTGCTGGCTCCCCTTCTATGTTCTCAACATAATCAATGTTGTCTGCCCACTGCCAGAGGAGCCATCCCTCTTTGGTGTCTACTTCCTTGTGGTGGTGCTGCCATATGCCAATAGCTGTGCCAATCCTATCATCTATGGCTTCCTCTCCTACCGCTTCAAGCAGGGCTTCCGGAGGGCCATCTTCAGGCCATCCCGCCGAGTCCAGAGCCAGGAGGTGCCAGCATGTCCCCCAGAGAAGATtgatggagaaggagaagagggcGAGATCAGCAAGATCACTCAGAATGGAAATGACAGGCAGGAGTGCCCTCTAAGcagtggagaaggagaaagcaaTGAGCAAAAACCACTCCCTGAGGAGCCTGGGGAATGTGAAAAGAGCA GGTCTTACGGACTCTGGGCAGGCTGA